A section of the Dehalobacter sp. DCM genome encodes:
- the trsS gene encoding radical SAM (seleno)protein TrsS gives MNESNERKARRKVLKETVSVCPVCLERIPAQKTAYGDNIYLEKTCPEHGDFKSLVWEGKPRYQVWLRQEDNNKPVICDTETERGCPYDCGICPQHEQQACCVLIELTQRCNQNCRFCFADAGHAMAEMSLEEISSLYDSLLERSPGRPFNIQLSGGEPTLRKDLAEIIRLGKDKGFPYIQVNSNGKLLAADPAYAQSLAAAGLDCVFLQFDGTDDEIYREIRSEPLLAIKKQAIKNCGQAGVSVVLVVTVVPGVNDGQIGAVVDFLLANLPVVRGIHFQPVSYFGRFPKEPSDEMRYTIPKLLRDLEDQTQGRLRTANFIPLATGHSLCSFHGTFQIKSDGQIAAISTPPEKACCSCGQDAIIGARNYLGRKWGARTGNAAGGSTSDGDSGSGVVSEHGEPAFDDWDLFIKQIHENGFNITAMAFQDVWNIDLERLQKCRVHVATPTHKLIPFCAYNLTDQEGRSLYGRYC, from the coding sequence ATGAACGAAAGCAACGAGCGAAAAGCCAGGAGAAAAGTCCTTAAGGAGACGGTCAGCGTGTGCCCGGTTTGCCTGGAACGAATTCCGGCCCAAAAGACCGCTTATGGCGATAATATTTACTTGGAAAAGACCTGCCCGGAGCACGGTGACTTTAAAAGCCTGGTCTGGGAAGGCAAACCAAGATATCAAGTCTGGCTGCGCCAGGAGGACAACAACAAGCCGGTGATCTGTGATACCGAAACGGAAAGGGGCTGTCCTTACGATTGCGGCATCTGTCCGCAGCACGAGCAGCAGGCTTGCTGCGTCCTGATCGAGCTGACCCAGCGCTGCAACCAGAACTGCCGGTTCTGCTTCGCGGACGCAGGGCATGCCATGGCGGAAATGAGTCTGGAAGAAATAAGCAGCCTGTACGATTCTCTGCTGGAACGCAGTCCCGGACGTCCGTTCAATATCCAGCTTTCAGGCGGTGAACCGACTTTAAGGAAAGATCTGGCGGAGATCATCCGGCTGGGAAAGGACAAAGGCTTTCCTTACATCCAGGTCAACAGTAACGGCAAGCTGCTGGCGGCGGATCCGGCTTACGCCCAAAGCTTGGCGGCAGCCGGACTGGACTGTGTGTTTCTGCAGTTTGACGGAACCGATGATGAAATTTACCGGGAGATCCGTTCCGAGCCGCTCCTGGCTATTAAAAAGCAAGCAATCAAGAATTGCGGGCAGGCCGGGGTCAGTGTGGTATTGGTCGTCACGGTCGTTCCGGGCGTCAATGACGGGCAGATCGGAGCCGTCGTCGATTTCCTGTTGGCCAACCTGCCGGTGGTGCGCGGCATCCATTTTCAGCCGGTCAGCTATTTTGGTCGTTTTCCGAAGGAACCCAGCGATGAGATGCGTTATACTATCCCTAAGCTTTTGCGCGATCTGGAAGACCAGACACAGGGCCGCTTAAGGACCGCAAATTTTATCCCGTTGGCTACCGGTCATTCTCTTTGTTCCTTTCACGGCACGTTTCAGATTAAGTCCGACGGCCAAATTGCGGCTATTTCCACTCCGCCCGAGAAGGCCTGCTGTTCCTGCGGGCAGGACGCGATTATCGGCGCCCGTAATTATCTGGGACGCAAGTGGGGGGCGAGAACAGGAAACGCCGCAGGCGGGAGTACAAGCGACGGCGACAGCGGCAGCGGCGTTGTCAGTGAGCACGGCGAACCCGCTTTTGACGATTGGGACCTGTTTATCAAACAGATCCATGAAAACGGCTTCAACATTACAGCCATGGCTTTCCAGGACGTCTGGAACATCGACTTGGAACGCCTGCAGAAATGCCGGGTCCATGTGGCCACCCCCACCCATAAATTGATTCCTTTCTGTGCTTACAATTTAACCGATCAGGAAGGAAGGAGCCTGTATGGGCGGTATTGCTAA
- a CDS encoding flavin reductase family protein, producing the protein MILEPRKREQIMPLPVALISTMSKDGVRNIAPWSNITPILRPYEEIILASWIKRDTLTNIRETGEFVINVPPTNLADAVMVCSKNYPPEVDEFLKAGLTPFPSKQIKVPGIEGCLAWAECKLVEEILREKYSLVIGQVVHLEVNASFFNEDGDMDFERAQPLSVMLGNEQMWFTRPVFTGRKADYAEMFVK; encoded by the coding sequence GTGATACTGGAACCGCGTAAAAGAGAACAGATTATGCCTTTACCGGTCGCCCTTATTTCGACAATGAGCAAAGACGGTGTGCGTAATATTGCTCCCTGGTCGAATATTACCCCGATTCTAAGACCCTATGAGGAAATAATTTTGGCTTCCTGGATAAAGAGAGATACATTAACCAATATTCGGGAAACAGGAGAATTTGTCATAAATGTTCCTCCGACTAATCTGGCTGATGCGGTGATGGTTTGTTCCAAAAATTATCCTCCGGAAGTTGATGAGTTTCTGAAAGCTGGTTTAACGCCGTTCCCGTCCAAACAGATCAAGGTTCCGGGAATTGAAGGGTGTTTGGCTTGGGCGGAATGCAAGCTGGTTGAAGAAATACTCCGGGAAAAGTATTCGCTGGTGATTGGTCAAGTTGTTCACCTGGAGGTAAATGCGTCCTTCTTCAATGAGGACGGAGACATGGATTTTGAACGTGCTCAGCCGCTTTCAGTGATGTTGGGTAATGAACAAATGTGGTTTACGAGGCCGGTTTTTACCGGAAGGAAAGCAGACTATGCCGAGATGTTCGTTAAATAA
- the trsM gene encoding DVU_1556 family methyltransferase, translating into MIKDDRTERLTFMSELQDEAQGSPEDTSVLYENEEFQQYTEEALRPGGLELTRKALKIAAFPVGSRLLDIGCGCGKTTEFLALECGMEALGIDISAELIAKAKARNSTLNVQVGSVYDLPYANDAIDGVLTECVFTLFEDKPLALEQIRRVLAPGGKLIISDLYIRENAQAFSQLPMVTCINGITSQDVVCQEVAGAGFKLKEWHDETSVYKGFLAGLIMNYGSISAFWESLLGSCDKACTVQQNIKNVKIGYYLSVWEKE; encoded by the coding sequence ATGATAAAAGACGATAGGACAGAAAGATTAACGTTTATGAGTGAATTACAGGATGAGGCGCAAGGTTCGCCCGAAGACACCAGCGTCTTATATGAAAATGAAGAATTTCAGCAATACACGGAAGAAGCCTTACGTCCCGGCGGATTGGAACTGACCAGAAAAGCTCTGAAAATTGCCGCGTTTCCTGTTGGCAGCCGCCTGCTGGATATCGGCTGCGGCTGCGGCAAAACAACGGAGTTTTTAGCTTTGGAGTGCGGGATGGAAGCTTTGGGCATTGATATTTCCGCAGAACTGATCGCCAAGGCCAAAGCCCGCAACAGCACGCTGAACGTTCAAGTGGGGAGTGTATACGACCTGCCGTATGCAAATGACGCTATCGACGGCGTGCTGACGGAATGCGTCTTTACCCTTTTTGAGGATAAACCGCTGGCTTTGGAACAGATCCGGCGCGTTCTGGCCCCCGGGGGCAAGCTGATTATCAGCGATTTGTATATCCGGGAAAATGCCCAGGCTTTTTCCCAGCTGCCGATGGTGACCTGCATTAACGGCATCACCAGCCAGGATGTGGTTTGTCAGGAAGTGGCCGGCGCTGGCTTCAAGCTGAAGGAGTGGCATGACGAGACCTCTGTCTACAAGGGTTTTCTGGCCGGTCTGATCATGAATTACGGTTCAATCTCCGCTTTTTGGGAGAGCCTTTTGGGTTCCTGTGACAAGGCGTGTACGGTGCAGCAAAATATCAAAAATGTTAAGATCGGCTATTATTTGTCCGTTTGGGAAAAAGAGTAG
- a CDS encoding pyridine nucleotide-disulfide oxidoreductase/dicluster-binding protein → MISNQIKKTEAQCIAEHAPFCQAACPLHLPVRKLVSLIRKENLSGAAGLIQKYVYFPRLVAKACPAPCEQACQRAELDESIAVNLLERAVAANASFPAPQLAPEIQIRKKVALVGGGLSALAAAWVLYEKGFALTLFEKSGNLGGRVHTVAGVSVKDVALDLAPLTALPIEFRLQTEIGRDIPWKQILEEYDGVYLSGDETLAEAVLGDRDIDIKILQTGNPKVFIGGGILREGEDYSIVQSIADGRRAAVSLDRFLKNKSLTAARYGEGAYESQLEFQPQVQAITSRVKPAQSEYSVDECLAEAARCLDCRCTSCSRECRLAERFQKFTKSYIKEIADAAPVMGGGADKGEETGCTRCGLCEDICPNALPLSGGEGPERRNKLNKPGKLDKPGQLEQSGHAVVQAETKTDDLPVRDMIFSNSDEFSLCRHRAGREESAYLFFPGCQMAATMPEYIAPAYRYLQEKLDSVGIFLGCCGAPADWAGQPKLFEQTMAELLAKWSRLGKPVMIVGCGTCYQQFKAAEPQMRVKFLWEVFAEYGLPQARRQPRTVVVHDSCTVRHEKEVQDAVRHILQEAGYQIEELEYSRNKTKCCGYSGLVFCGNKDAALKAAVKRVGESPLDYLAYCAVCRNFFVSVGKPTYHILDVIFGQDTPEKACRPAPGLRQKEENRRGLKIALLQEFYPDGRGPDQDDGPLLFISPPIRRLMEERLIDEDNIRKVIRFAEAQNRKLIRPADNHFLAGYKPGIITYWVEYAPKDGGYEIYNAYSHRISIGED, encoded by the coding sequence ATGATCTCGAATCAAATCAAAAAAACAGAGGCGCAATGCATAGCCGAACACGCGCCTTTTTGTCAGGCGGCTTGCCCGCTGCACCTGCCGGTGCGTAAGCTGGTAAGTCTCATCCGGAAAGAGAATTTAAGCGGGGCGGCGGGGCTAATCCAAAAGTACGTATATTTTCCCAGACTTGTGGCCAAAGCCTGCCCGGCCCCCTGCGAGCAGGCCTGTCAAAGGGCGGAGCTGGACGAGAGCATTGCCGTTAACCTACTGGAAAGAGCGGTTGCGGCCAATGCATCGTTCCCGGCGCCGCAGCTGGCACCGGAAATTCAAATCAGAAAAAAAGTAGCCCTTGTCGGCGGGGGACTCAGCGCCTTAGCTGCCGCCTGGGTTCTGTACGAAAAAGGGTTTGCCCTCACACTCTTTGAAAAAAGCGGAAATCTGGGCGGCAGAGTACATACAGTAGCGGGTGTCAGCGTGAAAGACGTCGCTTTGGATTTGGCCCCGCTTACGGCGCTGCCCATTGAATTCCGTCTGCAGACTGAGATCGGCAGAGATATTCCGTGGAAGCAAATTCTGGAGGAATATGACGGCGTCTACCTGAGCGGAGATGAGACCTTAGCTGAAGCTGTACTTGGTGATCGTGACATCGACATCAAGATCTTGCAGACCGGCAATCCTAAGGTTTTCATCGGCGGCGGCATCTTAAGGGAAGGCGAAGATTACTCTATTGTCCAGTCTATTGCCGACGGGCGCAGGGCGGCTGTATCCCTGGACCGTTTTTTAAAAAATAAATCGCTGACAGCGGCCCGTTATGGGGAAGGGGCTTATGAAAGCCAACTTGAATTTCAACCACAGGTCCAGGCGATAACGAGCCGGGTTAAGCCGGCCCAAAGCGAATACAGCGTGGACGAGTGTCTGGCGGAAGCCGCACGTTGTCTGGACTGCCGCTGCACCAGCTGCAGCCGGGAGTGCAGGCTGGCGGAACGTTTCCAGAAATTTACCAAGTCTTATATTAAAGAAATTGCCGACGCTGCTCCGGTTATGGGCGGCGGCGCGGATAAAGGGGAAGAGACAGGCTGCACGCGCTGCGGTTTGTGCGAGGATATCTGCCCCAATGCCCTGCCTTTATCCGGCGGGGAAGGGCCAGAGAGAAGAAATAAGCTGAATAAGCCTGGTAAACTTGATAAGCCAGGCCAACTGGAACAGTCAGGGCACGCTGTCGTGCAGGCGGAGACGAAGACGGACGATCTCCCGGTAAGAGACATGATTTTTTCCAACAGCGACGAATTTAGCTTATGCCGTCACCGCGCCGGCCGGGAAGAAAGCGCCTACCTGTTTTTCCCGGGCTGTCAAATGGCAGCGACCATGCCGGAATATATTGCCCCGGCTTACCGCTATTTACAGGAAAAATTGGATAGTGTCGGAATATTCCTGGGATGCTGCGGCGCGCCGGCGGACTGGGCCGGGCAGCCGAAGCTTTTCGAGCAAACTATGGCTGAATTGCTGGCGAAATGGTCCCGGCTGGGCAAACCGGTTATGATCGTCGGCTGCGGAACTTGCTACCAGCAGTTTAAAGCGGCCGAACCCCAGATGCGGGTGAAGTTTTTGTGGGAGGTTTTTGCCGAATACGGGTTGCCTCAGGCCCGGAGACAGCCGCGCACGGTTGTGGTGCACGACAGCTGCACAGTCCGTCATGAAAAAGAGGTTCAGGACGCTGTCCGGCATATATTGCAGGAAGCCGGCTATCAGATCGAAGAACTGGAATACAGTAGGAATAAAACCAAATGCTGCGGCTACAGCGGTTTGGTTTTCTGTGGAAATAAAGATGCCGCCCTGAAGGCGGCGGTGAAAAGAGTTGGCGAGAGTCCTTTGGATTATCTGGCTTACTGTGCGGTTTGCCGTAATTTTTTTGTCAGCGTCGGCAAGCCGACCTATCATATTCTGGATGTGATTTTTGGTCAGGATACGCCGGAAAAAGCCTGCCGTCCCGCGCCGGGCCTGAGGCAAAAGGAGGAAAACCGCCGGGGCTTGAAAATAGCCTTGCTGCAGGAGTTTTATCCGGACGGCCGGGGACCGGACCAGGATGACGGACCGCTGCTTTTCATCAGCCCGCCGATCCGCCGCCTGATGGAGGAGCGGCTGATTGATGAGGACAATATCCGAAAAGTTATTCGTTTTGCCGAAGCGCAGAACCGGAAGTTGATCCGTCCGGCGGACAATCATTTTCTTGCCGGCTATAAACCGGGGATTATCACCTACTGGGTGGAATACGCGCCCAAAGACGGGGGCTACGAAATCTATAACGCTTATAGTCACCGTATCAGCATTGGGGAGGATTAA
- a CDS encoding phenylacetate--CoA ligase family protein codes for MTTMSKNGDKVLILLPCARPGGVGDLLAAGLERFGAVPLKYGPVDDCDKVVALLFRERPQVIVANPVQMLLTAYYYRQKVNEGVAPIDLRAILLSTDYVADSLKECLAEIFHCRVHEHYGMTEMGLGGGVSCSALKGYHLREADMYWEVVDLSGRSLPPGEYGEIVFTTLTREAMPLIRYATGDKGRFLKEPCTCGSVLPRLDKVKGRLDSPLDLPALDEIIFAFDGVVDFQGRLEGDELLLTVCCLEPGYKWQAADIEKALPCRARLEIQYGIRSHMYQLKKRQISTKTADEEMG; via the coding sequence ATGACGACCATGTCGAAAAACGGTGATAAGGTGCTGATCCTGCTGCCCTGCGCCCGTCCCGGCGGGGTGGGGGATTTGCTGGCGGCGGGCCTGGAACGTTTTGGCGCGGTACCTCTGAAGTACGGACCGGTTGATGATTGTGATAAGGTCGTCGCATTACTGTTTCGAGAAAGGCCGCAGGTTATCGTGGCCAATCCGGTGCAGATGCTCTTAACAGCCTATTACTACCGACAGAAGGTAAACGAAGGGGTCGCGCCCATTGACCTGCGGGCTATCCTGCTGAGTACGGATTATGTCGCCGATAGTCTGAAAGAATGCTTGGCGGAGATTTTTCATTGCCGGGTCCACGAGCACTACGGGATGACGGAAATGGGGCTGGGCGGCGGCGTGTCCTGCAGCGCGCTTAAGGGCTACCACTTGCGGGAAGCGGACATGTACTGGGAAGTGGTGGACCTCAGCGGCAGGTCTTTGCCGCCCGGGGAATATGGAGAAATCGTCTTTACCACCCTGACCCGGGAAGCGATGCCGCTGATCCGCTATGCAACCGGCGATAAAGGCCGTTTCCTCAAAGAACCCTGCACCTGTGGCAGCGTTCTGCCCCGATTGGACAAGGTCAAAGGGCGTTTAGACAGTCCGCTGGATCTGCCGGCCCTGGACGAGATTATTTTTGCTTTCGACGGGGTTGTAGATTTTCAGGGCCGACTGGAGGGCGATGAGCTGCTGCTGACGGTCTGCTGTCTGGAACCGGGGTACAAATGGCAGGCTGCGGACATCGAAAAAGCCTTGCCCTGCAGGGCAAGGCTGGAAATTCAATACGGCATCCGGTCCCATATGTACCAGTTGAAGAAACGGCAGATCAGCACAAAGACAGCGGATGAAGAGATGGGATAA
- a CDS encoding DVU_1557 family redox protein: protein MANFQLEVKNDERIRCVACDVELEPLPVTMSYLESTFPVKILSCPRCGQSYISESLALGKMLEAETALEEK, encoded by the coding sequence ATGGCAAATTTTCAATTGGAAGTCAAAAACGACGAACGGATCCGCTGCGTGGCCTGCGATGTCGAACTGGAACCTTTGCCGGTAACGATGAGCTATCTGGAGAGCACGTTCCCGGTGAAAATCCTGAGCTGTCCGCGGTGCGGCCAAAGCTATATATCCGAGAGCCTGGCTTTAGGCAAGATGCTGGAAGCGGAAACGGCTTTGGAGGAGAAATAA
- a CDS encoding DUF5714 domain-containing protein, whose translation MEERLNNFDLYGYITAQCLKYYSESPSKPPLEMAEALMEHPDFLMHCPEHHYLVPAVLLTAACRMQGRPADDLAKLLEETQTRSKNVLGAFCGLYGACGAAIGIGIYASVLTNTTPYSVETWSAVNLGTAESLLEMAKINGPRCCKRNTYLALQYASSFSREHLGIDLADCGAIQCTHSARNKECKRGQCPFYQQSV comes from the coding sequence ATGGAAGAACGGTTAAATAATTTTGATTTATACGGATATATTACAGCACAATGCCTGAAATATTACAGTGAATCTCCGTCCAAGCCCCCGCTGGAGATGGCGGAAGCCCTGATGGAACACCCGGATTTTCTTATGCATTGTCCGGAGCACCACTATCTGGTGCCGGCAGTGCTGCTCACGGCGGCCTGCCGGATGCAAGGGCGGCCGGCCGACGATTTGGCGAAGCTTCTGGAGGAAACTCAAACCCGTTCCAAAAATGTGCTGGGCGCTTTTTGCGGCTTGTATGGCGCTTGTGGCGCGGCCATCGGCATAGGCATCTATGCCAGTGTGCTGACCAACACCACTCCTTATTCAGTGGAAACCTGGTCCGCGGTCAATCTCGGCACAGCGGAAAGCTTGTTGGAAATGGCCAAAATAAACGGCCCGCGCTGCTGTAAGCGCAATACCTATCTGGCGCTGCAATATGCTTCGAGCTTCAGCCGGGAACACCTGGGAATTGATCTGGCGGATTGCGGCGCGATTCAGTGCACGCACAGTGCACGCAACAAAGAATGCAAACGTGGACAATGCCCGTTTTATCAGCAAAGCGTGTAA
- a CDS encoding iron ABC transporter substrate-binding protein, with protein MKRKFISQRQLIALTLAALFCLTFVFSGCSAQSSQNASAKFTVTDTLGRQVEINGTAKKVVAIGPGALRLCCYFENTDIFAGIEQMEIDSPTGRPYFYANPSLAKLPVIGPGGPNNAPNPEQILAVKPDVIFTTYAADQATADNLQSKTSIPVVALSYGQTSTFDPQVDASLTLIGKIIGMDKRAEELVGLMAQYKTDLDTRTKDVADTQKPSAYVGGLGMKGVHGIESTQGNYSLFNAVHAINVVDETGKTGSLMIDKEKLISWDPDKIFLDGAGYASVLEDYKKNPKFYQSLSAVKNGELYALLPYNYYTTNIDTSITDAYYIGKVLYPEQFKDVDTEKKADEIYQALLGKDAYAQMAKDFGGFRKLELK; from the coding sequence ATGAAAAGGAAGTTTATCTCACAAAGACAATTAATCGCACTAACCCTGGCGGCTCTCTTCTGTCTGACCTTTGTGTTCAGCGGTTGTTCCGCCCAATCATCCCAGAATGCTTCCGCAAAGTTCACGGTAACGGATACGCTGGGAAGACAAGTTGAAATCAATGGAACAGCTAAAAAAGTGGTTGCGATCGGTCCTGGAGCTTTAAGGCTTTGCTGCTATTTCGAGAATACGGATATATTTGCGGGTATTGAGCAAATGGAAATCGATAGTCCGACAGGAAGACCATACTTTTATGCCAATCCGTCGCTGGCGAAGCTTCCGGTTATTGGGCCGGGAGGACCCAATAACGCTCCGAATCCGGAACAAATTCTTGCCGTAAAACCGGATGTTATTTTTACAACTTACGCAGCGGATCAAGCCACTGCCGATAACTTGCAGTCCAAAACCAGTATTCCGGTTGTGGCGTTAAGCTATGGCCAAACATCAACTTTTGATCCCCAGGTCGATGCTTCCCTGACACTTATCGGCAAAATTATCGGCATGGATAAAAGGGCTGAGGAATTAGTCGGTCTGATGGCCCAATACAAGACGGATCTGGATACCAGGACCAAAGATGTGGCTGACACTCAGAAACCGTCCGCTTATGTCGGCGGCTTAGGAATGAAAGGCGTCCACGGCATAGAGAGTACGCAGGGCAATTACTCGCTCTTTAATGCCGTCCATGCCATTAATGTGGTCGATGAAACTGGGAAAACAGGTTCTTTGATGATTGATAAAGAAAAATTGATCAGTTGGGATCCGGATAAGATCTTTCTTGATGGGGCCGGATATGCTTCGGTTCTTGAAGACTATAAGAAAAACCCTAAGTTCTATCAAAGTTTGTCTGCAGTAAAGAACGGAGAACTCTATGCCCTGCTTCCGTATAATTACTATACGACCAATATCGATACATCAATCACTGATGCTTATTACATCGGCAAAGTCCTTTATCCCGAACAGTTTAAGGATGTCGATACCGAGAAAAAAGCGGATGAAATTTATCAGGCGCTTTTAGGAAAAGATGCTTATGCCCAGATGGCTAAGGATTTTGGTGGGTTTAGGAAACTTGAGCTGAAGTAA
- a CDS encoding biotin/lipoyl-containing protein, with protein sequence MSKVAITVPDLAKKVVGKYACECEKNPLDMQDKEGQVFWLADLEDWVEEGETVCEGEVQKTTIQIPAPCSGRIGEICLDDGETFRLGDILGYMETDGIEHITEEEQ encoded by the coding sequence ATGTCAAAAGTGGCGATAACGGTTCCGGATTTGGCCAAGAAAGTTGTCGGCAAATATGCCTGTGAATGTGAAAAGAATCCATTGGATATGCAGGATAAGGAAGGACAGGTTTTTTGGCTGGCGGACCTTGAGGATTGGGTGGAAGAAGGGGAAACTGTCTGCGAAGGCGAAGTCCAAAAAACCACCATTCAAATACCCGCTCCTTGTTCCGGCCGGATCGGGGAGATTTGCCTGGACGACGGCGAGACCTTCCGGCTCGGGGATATTTTAGGGTATATGGAAACAGATGGAATAGAGCACATCACTGAGGAGGAGCAATGA
- a CDS encoding PadR family transcriptional regulator, with the protein MKNNEQNLINNDKGKCSCEGYNLDKLIQPKILVLLNKHHEGLHGYRIIEILNHQPLWNEPVDSTGIYRALKIMEEKKLLLSDWDTSGTGPAKKVYKITEPGRICLNNWVKTLKKYQESILLILSDFEK; encoded by the coding sequence GTGAAAAACAACGAACAAAATCTTATCAATAATGATAAAGGCAAATGCTCCTGTGAGGGCTATAACCTCGACAAGCTGATCCAGCCAAAGATACTGGTCCTGTTGAACAAACATCATGAAGGGCTGCACGGGTATCGGATTATTGAGATATTGAACCACCAACCACTTTGGAATGAACCGGTCGACAGTACGGGAATATACCGGGCACTAAAGATAATGGAAGAAAAGAAACTCCTGCTGTCAGACTGGGATACCAGCGGAACAGGCCCTGCTAAAAAAGTTTATAAGATAACGGAACCAGGCCGAATATGTCTTAATAACTGGGTGAAAACCCTGAAGAAGTATCAGGAGAGCATTTTGCTGATCCTAAGCGATTTTGAAAAATAA
- a CDS encoding class I SAM-dependent methyltransferase — MNAGKTSPVAPEYDQKIEITMPMYRLFHTETIDLIKSIHPAPGKWLDTGCGTGNLILSALKTFDCTKFVLADPSTEMINIVRKKLSCSRDRLDRRAQIELLPPVASENIGLPDWEFDIVTAIQVHHFLSPEERKRATGNCFRMLKPQGIYITFENIRPFSETGVAIGLARWKQYQITQGKSKEEAEKHIQRFDQEYFPINIKEHLLLLKEAGFSMAEVFWVSFMQAGFYAVK, encoded by the coding sequence ATGAATGCTGGCAAGACCTCACCGGTAGCCCCTGAGTACGACCAAAAGATAGAAATCACTATGCCTATGTACAGGTTGTTTCACACAGAAACGATTGATCTGATAAAAAGTATTCATCCAGCGCCGGGAAAGTGGCTTGATACGGGTTGCGGAACAGGCAATTTGATTCTATCTGCGCTAAAAACATTTGACTGCACGAAGTTTGTGCTGGCTGACCCTTCCACGGAAATGATCAATATTGTCAGAAAAAAGCTTTCTTGTTCACGAGACCGTCTGGACCGGAGAGCGCAAATCGAATTGCTGCCACCCGTCGCGTCTGAAAATATCGGTTTGCCGGACTGGGAATTTGATATTGTCACGGCAATTCAGGTGCATCATTTCCTGAGTCCGGAAGAAAGGAAAAGAGCGACGGGAAATTGCTTTCGAATGCTAAAACCGCAGGGGATATATATCACTTTTGAAAATATCAGGCCGTTTTCGGAAACAGGTGTGGCAATTGGTCTGGCGAGGTGGAAACAGTATCAAATAACGCAGGGCAAGAGTAAAGAAGAGGCTGAAAAACATATCCAAAGATTTGATCAAGAATATTTTCCTATTAATATTAAAGAACATCTGCTTTTATTAAAAGAAGCGGGATTTTCAATGGCGGAGGTATTCTGGGTATCTTTTATGCAAGCGGGTTTTTATGCGGTTAAATAG
- a CDS encoding flavodoxin family protein translates to MKITVLYVSVTGNTEKMAGYIEEGIEETGCVEVRLMNLAQEETMDYGFIEDSKAVIIGTPAYVADMCWQLKKWFDTDWNCSLAGKLGAAFATANCMHGGADLAISSVLSHMLVKGMLVYSSGMGCGRPFIHLGPVALRDDLEGKKELFQLFGRRVAEKAVELFR, encoded by the coding sequence ATGAAGATTACTGTTTTATATGTCAGTGTTACAGGCAATACGGAAAAAATGGCAGGGTATATTGAAGAAGGAATTGAAGAGACGGGATGCGTCGAAGTAAGACTGATGAATCTGGCCCAGGAAGAGACCATGGATTATGGTTTCATCGAAGACAGTAAGGCAGTCATTATCGGGACACCGGCTTATGTCGCGGATATGTGCTGGCAATTAAAAAAATGGTTCGATACGGACTGGAATTGCAGCTTAGCCGGAAAGCTCGGTGCAGCGTTTGCTACCGCAAACTGTATGCATGGCGGAGCAGACCTGGCGATTTCCAGTGTTTTGAGTCATATGCTGGTCAAGGGTATGCTGGTATACTCGTCCGGGATGGGCTGCGGCAGACCGTTCATTCATTTGGGACCTGTTGCGTTAAGAGACGATCTGGAGGGAAAAAAAGAACTATTTCAGTTATTTGGAAGACGGGTTGCAGAAAAAGCGGTGGAATTATTTCGCTAA